In a genomic window of Styela clava chromosome 7, kaStyClav1.hap1.2, whole genome shotgun sequence:
- the LOC120328085 gene encoding coatomer subunit beta'-like isoform X2, which produces MPLRLDIKRKLSARSDRVKCVDLHPTEPWMLVSLYNGNVHIWNIESQQLVKSFEICELPVRAARFVPRKNWVVSGSDDMQVRVFNYNTLERVHLFEAHTDYIRSIAVHPTQPYILTSSDDMMIKLWDWDKKWACSQVFEGHTHYVMQIVINPKDNNQFASASLDRTIKVWQLGSQTPNFTLEGHEKGVNCIDYYSGGDKPYLISGADDRLVKIWDYQNKTCVQTLEGHAQNVVCVNFHPELPIIMTGSEDGTVKIWHANTYRLETTLNYGLERVWCISSLKGSNNVALGYDEGSILIKLGREEPAMSMDGNGKIIWAKHSEIQQANLKAMSDMDTKDGERLQLAVKDMGSCEVYPQNLSHNANGRFVVVCGDGEYIIYTAMALRNKAFGSALEFVWANDSSEYAVRESGTSVKLFKNFKERQSFKPDFGCENIFGGYMLGVKTTQGLAFYNWENMELIRRIEITPKNIYWSDNGDLVCLATDESFFILRYDQNKIAEAQENPDLVSEDGIENSFDVLGEIEEIVKTGIWVGDCFIYTNSVNRLNYYVGGEIVTIAHLDRILYLLGYIPRDNRLYLGDKELNVVSYSLLLSVLEYQTAVMRKDFETADKVLPSIPKEQRTRVAHFLEKQNFKVQAMAVTCDPEHKFELALGLGDMKVAYTLAKEAESEQKWKQLAELATSKCEFGLAQECLHQAQDYGGLLLLATAAGNSNMVKKLAEGAESGGKNNVAFLSYFISGQKQKCLDLLLNTNRLPEAAFFARTYMPSEVSRIVGLWKENLAQTNKKAADSLADPKQYENLFPQMAESLVAEKYLQSTEKTRPANHYLQTPSNDERNILEESEGFVDVQGEIVQEPEIEPKTDIPLIEPDEDEQEPQPAQTKVEDEPIQEEEPAVEPSQQSEQKDLDLDIENLVLDDDIDTSGINLDDELLED; this is translated from the exons ATG CCTCTGAGACTTGACATCAAGAGGAAGTTGAGTGCTCGATCTGATCGTGTCAAATGTGTTGATTTACATCCTACAGAACCATGGATGCTTGTTTCATTGTACAATG GTAATGTTCATATTTGGAACATCGAATCTCAACAACTTgtaaaatcatttgaaatttgtGAATTACCAGTGAGAGCTGCAAGATTTGTTCCAAGAAAAAATTGGGTTGTGTCAGGATCG GATGATATGCAAGTTCGAGTTTTCAACTACAATACATTGGAAAGAGTTCACTTATTTGAAGCTCATACCGATTATATAAGATCAATTGCTGTTCATCCAACACAACCATATATATTAACCAGCAGTG ATGACATGATGATAAAGCTCTGGGATTGGGATAAGAAGTGGGCATGTTCACAAGTATTTGAAGGACATACTCATTATGTTATGCAGATTGTGATAAATCCAAAG GACAACAACCAGTTTGCTAGTGCATCGCTAGACAGAACGATAAAGGTTTGGCAGCTTGGTTCACAAACTCCTAATTTCACACTTGAAGGACATGAAAAAG gAGTGAATTGCATTGATTACTACAGTGGTGGAGATAAACCTTATCTAATCTCTGGTGCTGATGATAGATTGGTAAAGATATGGGATTATCAAAACAAAACATGTGTACAGACATTAGAAGGTCATGCACAGAATGTTGTTTGTGTCAATTTTCATCCAGAATTGCCAATTATTATGACTGGATCAGAGGATG gGACGGTAAAGATCTGGCATGCTAACACATATAGACTTGAAACAACACTCAACTATGGATTAGAGAGAGTTTGGTGCATTTCGTCTTTGAag GGATCAAATAATGTAGCACTAGGTTATGATGAAGGAAGCATTCTCATTAAACTTGGAAGAGAAGAACCAGCAATGTCCATGGATGgaaatggaaaaattatttgGGCAAAACATTCTGAAATTCAACAGGCAAATTTAAAAGCCATGTCAG ATATGGATACAAAAGATGGTGAACGATTGCAACTTGCTGTAAAAGATATGGGAAGCTGTGAGGTTTATCCCCAGAATTTAAGCCATAATGCTAATGGAAG atttgttgttgtttgtgGAGATGGTGAATACATCATATACACTGCTATGGCTCTTCGCAACAAAGCGTTCGGTTCAGCGTTAGAATTTGTTTGGGCTAATGATTCATCAGA ATATGCTGTTCGTGAAAGTGGGACTTCagtcaaattgtttaaaaatttcaagGAAAGACAATCATTCAAACCTGACTTTGGATGTGAGAATATATTCGGTGGATATATGCTTGGTGTCAAAACTACTCAAGGCCTTGCGTTCTATAACTGGGAAAACATGGAACTCATTAGAAGAATTGAAATTACTCCGAAAAAT ATATACTGGTCAGACAACGGAGATCTGGTTTGTCTTGCGACAGATGAATCGTTCTTTATTCTGCGATACGATCAGAATAAAATTGCAGAAGCTCAAGAAAATCCCGATCTCGTCAGTGAGGATGGAATTGAAAATTCGTTTGAT GTTCTCGGTGAAATTGAAGAAATTGTTAAAACTGGAATATGGGTCGGTGATTgctttatttatacaaattcaGTGAACAGACTCAATTATTACGTCGGAGGAGAAATTGTTACCATTGCACATTTAGACAG GATTCTGTATTTGCTGGGTTACATTCCTCGGGATAATAGATTGTATTTGGGAGACAAGGAATTGAATGTg GTGAGCTACTCCCTGCTACTGTCCGTTCTTGAATATCAAACTGCTGTCATGAGAAAAGATTTCGAAACTGCAGATAAAGTTTTACCGTCCATTCCAAAAGAACAACGCACCAGGGTCGCACATTTCTTGGAAAAGCAG AATTTCAAAGTTCAAGCTATGGCAGTCACATGTGATCCAGAACATAAATTCGAACTTGCGCTGGGACTTGGTGACATGAAGGTCGCCTACACTCTTGCTAAAGAAGCTGAG TCCGAACAAAAATGGAAGCAACTTGCTGAACTTGCAACATCAAAATGTGAATTTGGTTTGGCTCAAGAATGTCTTCACCAAGCACAGGATTATGGTGGATTGTTGTTGTTGGCAACAGCTGCAGGAAACTCAAACATGGTGAAAAAATTGGCAGAAGGTGCTGAATCCGGAG GTAAAAACAATGTTGCTTTCTTGTCCTATTTTATTTCGGGACAAAAACAGAAATGTTTGGATCTGTTGTTAAATACAAACCGTCTTCCCGAAGCTGCTTTCTTCGCTAGAACGTACATGCCAAGCGAAGTATCAAG AATTGTTGGGTTGTGGAAAGAAAATCTAGCACAGACAAATAAAAAAGCTGCCGATTCACTCGCTGATCCaaaacaatatgaaaatttatttccacaaatGGCTGAATCCCTTGTtgctgaaaaatatcttcaatccACAGAGAAAACAAGGCCGGCAAATCATTATTTACAGACGCCG agtaATGATGAACGTAATATATTGGAAGAATCAGAAGGATTTGTAGATGTACAGGGTGAAATTGTCCAG GAACCAGAAATTGAACCCAAAACAGATATTCCATTAATTGAACCAGATGAAGATGAACAG
- the LOC120328085 gene encoding coatomer subunit beta'-like isoform X5, with protein MPLRLDIKRKLSARSDRVKCVDLHPTEPWMLVSLYNGNVHIWNIESQQLVKSFEICELPVRAARFVPRKNWVVSGSDDMQVRVFNYNTLERVHLFEAHTDYIRSIAVHPTQPYILTSSDDMMIKLWDWDKKWACSQVFEGHTHYVMQIVINPKDNNQFASASLDRTIKVWQLGSQTPNFTLEGHEKGVNCIDYYSGGDKPYLISGADDRLVKIWDYQNKTCVQTLEGHAQNVVCVNFHPELPIIMTGSEDGTVKIWHANTYRLETTLNYGLERVWCISSLKGSNNVALGYDEGSILIKLGREEPAMSMDGNGKIIWAKHSEIQQANLKAMSDMDTKDGERLQLAVKDMGSCEVYPQNLSHNANGRFVVVCGDGEYIIYTAMALRNKAFGSALEFVWANDSSEYAVRESGTSVKLFKNFKERQSFKPDFGCENIFGGYMLGVKTTQGLAFYNWENMELIRRIEITPKNIYWSDNGDLVCLATDESFFILRYDQNKIAEAQENPDLVSEDGIENSFDVLGEIEEIVKTGIWVGDCFIYTNSVNRLNYYVGGEIVTIAHLDRILYLLGYIPRDNRLYLGDKELNVVSYSLLLSVLEYQTAVMRKDFETADKVLPSIPKEQRTRVAHFLEKQNFKVQAMAVTCDPEHKFELALGLGDMKVAYTLAKEAESEQKWKQLAELATSKCEFGLAQECLHQAQDYGGLLLLATAAGNSNMVKKLAEGAESGGKNNVAFLSYFISGQKQKCLDLLLNTNRLPEAAFFARTYMPSEVSRIVGLWKENLAQTNKKAADSLADPKQYENLFPQMAESLVAEKYLQSTEKTRPANHYLQTPSNDERNILEESEGFVDVQGEIVQEPEIEPKTDIPLIEPDEDEQEPQPAQTKVEDEPIQEEEPAVEPSQQSEQKSNYMQE; from the exons ATG CCTCTGAGACTTGACATCAAGAGGAAGTTGAGTGCTCGATCTGATCGTGTCAAATGTGTTGATTTACATCCTACAGAACCATGGATGCTTGTTTCATTGTACAATG GTAATGTTCATATTTGGAACATCGAATCTCAACAACTTgtaaaatcatttgaaatttgtGAATTACCAGTGAGAGCTGCAAGATTTGTTCCAAGAAAAAATTGGGTTGTGTCAGGATCG GATGATATGCAAGTTCGAGTTTTCAACTACAATACATTGGAAAGAGTTCACTTATTTGAAGCTCATACCGATTATATAAGATCAATTGCTGTTCATCCAACACAACCATATATATTAACCAGCAGTG ATGACATGATGATAAAGCTCTGGGATTGGGATAAGAAGTGGGCATGTTCACAAGTATTTGAAGGACATACTCATTATGTTATGCAGATTGTGATAAATCCAAAG GACAACAACCAGTTTGCTAGTGCATCGCTAGACAGAACGATAAAGGTTTGGCAGCTTGGTTCACAAACTCCTAATTTCACACTTGAAGGACATGAAAAAG gAGTGAATTGCATTGATTACTACAGTGGTGGAGATAAACCTTATCTAATCTCTGGTGCTGATGATAGATTGGTAAAGATATGGGATTATCAAAACAAAACATGTGTACAGACATTAGAAGGTCATGCACAGAATGTTGTTTGTGTCAATTTTCATCCAGAATTGCCAATTATTATGACTGGATCAGAGGATG gGACGGTAAAGATCTGGCATGCTAACACATATAGACTTGAAACAACACTCAACTATGGATTAGAGAGAGTTTGGTGCATTTCGTCTTTGAag GGATCAAATAATGTAGCACTAGGTTATGATGAAGGAAGCATTCTCATTAAACTTGGAAGAGAAGAACCAGCAATGTCCATGGATGgaaatggaaaaattatttgGGCAAAACATTCTGAAATTCAACAGGCAAATTTAAAAGCCATGTCAG ATATGGATACAAAAGATGGTGAACGATTGCAACTTGCTGTAAAAGATATGGGAAGCTGTGAGGTTTATCCCCAGAATTTAAGCCATAATGCTAATGGAAG atttgttgttgtttgtgGAGATGGTGAATACATCATATACACTGCTATGGCTCTTCGCAACAAAGCGTTCGGTTCAGCGTTAGAATTTGTTTGGGCTAATGATTCATCAGA ATATGCTGTTCGTGAAAGTGGGACTTCagtcaaattgtttaaaaatttcaagGAAAGACAATCATTCAAACCTGACTTTGGATGTGAGAATATATTCGGTGGATATATGCTTGGTGTCAAAACTACTCAAGGCCTTGCGTTCTATAACTGGGAAAACATGGAACTCATTAGAAGAATTGAAATTACTCCGAAAAAT ATATACTGGTCAGACAACGGAGATCTGGTTTGTCTTGCGACAGATGAATCGTTCTTTATTCTGCGATACGATCAGAATAAAATTGCAGAAGCTCAAGAAAATCCCGATCTCGTCAGTGAGGATGGAATTGAAAATTCGTTTGAT GTTCTCGGTGAAATTGAAGAAATTGTTAAAACTGGAATATGGGTCGGTGATTgctttatttatacaaattcaGTGAACAGACTCAATTATTACGTCGGAGGAGAAATTGTTACCATTGCACATTTAGACAG GATTCTGTATTTGCTGGGTTACATTCCTCGGGATAATAGATTGTATTTGGGAGACAAGGAATTGAATGTg GTGAGCTACTCCCTGCTACTGTCCGTTCTTGAATATCAAACTGCTGTCATGAGAAAAGATTTCGAAACTGCAGATAAAGTTTTACCGTCCATTCCAAAAGAACAACGCACCAGGGTCGCACATTTCTTGGAAAAGCAG AATTTCAAAGTTCAAGCTATGGCAGTCACATGTGATCCAGAACATAAATTCGAACTTGCGCTGGGACTTGGTGACATGAAGGTCGCCTACACTCTTGCTAAAGAAGCTGAG TCCGAACAAAAATGGAAGCAACTTGCTGAACTTGCAACATCAAAATGTGAATTTGGTTTGGCTCAAGAATGTCTTCACCAAGCACAGGATTATGGTGGATTGTTGTTGTTGGCAACAGCTGCAGGAAACTCAAACATGGTGAAAAAATTGGCAGAAGGTGCTGAATCCGGAG GTAAAAACAATGTTGCTTTCTTGTCCTATTTTATTTCGGGACAAAAACAGAAATGTTTGGATCTGTTGTTAAATACAAACCGTCTTCCCGAAGCTGCTTTCTTCGCTAGAACGTACATGCCAAGCGAAGTATCAAG AATTGTTGGGTTGTGGAAAGAAAATCTAGCACAGACAAATAAAAAAGCTGCCGATTCACTCGCTGATCCaaaacaatatgaaaatttatttccacaaatGGCTGAATCCCTTGTtgctgaaaaatatcttcaatccACAGAGAAAACAAGGCCGGCAAATCATTATTTACAGACGCCG agtaATGATGAACGTAATATATTGGAAGAATCAGAAGGATTTGTAGATGTACAGGGTGAAATTGTCCAG GAACCAGAAATTGAACCCAAAACAGATATTCCATTAATTGAACCAGATGAAGATGAACAG
- the LOC120328085 gene encoding coatomer subunit beta'-like isoform X4 — MPLRLDIKRKLSARSDRVKCVDLHPTEPWMLVSLYNGNVHIWNIESQQLVKSFEICELPVRAARFVPRKNWVVSGSDDMQVRVFNYNTLERVHLFEAHTDYIRSIAVHPTQPYILTSSDDMMIKLWDWDKKWACSQVFEGHTHYVMQIVINPKDNNQFASASLDRTIKVWQLGSQTPNFTLEGHEKGVNCIDYYSGGDKPYLISGADDRLVKIWDYQNKTCVQTLEGHAQNVVCVNFHPELPIIMTGSEDGTVKIWHANTYRLETTLNYGLERVWCISSLKGSNNVALGYDEGSILIKLGREEPAMSMDGNGKIIWAKHSEIQQANLKAMSDMDTKDGERLQLAVKDMGSCEVYPQNLSHNANGRFVVVCGDGEYIIYTAMALRNKAFGSALEFVWANDSSEYAVRESGTSVKLFKNFKERQSFKPDFGCENIFGGYMLGVKTTQGLAFYNWENMELIRRIEITPKNIYWSDNGDLVCLATDESFFILRYDQNKIAEAQENPDLVSEDGIENSFDVLGEIEEIVKTGIWVGDCFIYTNSVNRLNYYVGGEIVTIAHLDRILYLLGYIPRDNRLYLGDKELNVVSYSLLLSVLEYQTAVMRKDFETADKVLPSIPKEQRTRVAHFLEKQNFKVQAMAVTCDPEHKFELALGLGDMKVAYTLAKEAESEQKWKQLAELATSKCEFGLAQECLHQAQDYGGLLLLATAAGNSNMVKKLAEGAESGGKNNVAFLSYFISGQKQKCLDLLLNTNRLPEAAFFARTYMPSEVSRIVGLWKENLAQTNKKAADSLADPKQYENLFPQMAESLVAEKYLQSTEKTRPANHYLQTPSNDERNILEESEGFVDVQGEIVQEPQPAQTKVEDEPIQEEEPAVEPSQQSEQKDLDLDIENLVLDDDIDTSGINLDDELLED; from the exons ATG CCTCTGAGACTTGACATCAAGAGGAAGTTGAGTGCTCGATCTGATCGTGTCAAATGTGTTGATTTACATCCTACAGAACCATGGATGCTTGTTTCATTGTACAATG GTAATGTTCATATTTGGAACATCGAATCTCAACAACTTgtaaaatcatttgaaatttgtGAATTACCAGTGAGAGCTGCAAGATTTGTTCCAAGAAAAAATTGGGTTGTGTCAGGATCG GATGATATGCAAGTTCGAGTTTTCAACTACAATACATTGGAAAGAGTTCACTTATTTGAAGCTCATACCGATTATATAAGATCAATTGCTGTTCATCCAACACAACCATATATATTAACCAGCAGTG ATGACATGATGATAAAGCTCTGGGATTGGGATAAGAAGTGGGCATGTTCACAAGTATTTGAAGGACATACTCATTATGTTATGCAGATTGTGATAAATCCAAAG GACAACAACCAGTTTGCTAGTGCATCGCTAGACAGAACGATAAAGGTTTGGCAGCTTGGTTCACAAACTCCTAATTTCACACTTGAAGGACATGAAAAAG gAGTGAATTGCATTGATTACTACAGTGGTGGAGATAAACCTTATCTAATCTCTGGTGCTGATGATAGATTGGTAAAGATATGGGATTATCAAAACAAAACATGTGTACAGACATTAGAAGGTCATGCACAGAATGTTGTTTGTGTCAATTTTCATCCAGAATTGCCAATTATTATGACTGGATCAGAGGATG gGACGGTAAAGATCTGGCATGCTAACACATATAGACTTGAAACAACACTCAACTATGGATTAGAGAGAGTTTGGTGCATTTCGTCTTTGAag GGATCAAATAATGTAGCACTAGGTTATGATGAAGGAAGCATTCTCATTAAACTTGGAAGAGAAGAACCAGCAATGTCCATGGATGgaaatggaaaaattatttgGGCAAAACATTCTGAAATTCAACAGGCAAATTTAAAAGCCATGTCAG ATATGGATACAAAAGATGGTGAACGATTGCAACTTGCTGTAAAAGATATGGGAAGCTGTGAGGTTTATCCCCAGAATTTAAGCCATAATGCTAATGGAAG atttgttgttgtttgtgGAGATGGTGAATACATCATATACACTGCTATGGCTCTTCGCAACAAAGCGTTCGGTTCAGCGTTAGAATTTGTTTGGGCTAATGATTCATCAGA ATATGCTGTTCGTGAAAGTGGGACTTCagtcaaattgtttaaaaatttcaagGAAAGACAATCATTCAAACCTGACTTTGGATGTGAGAATATATTCGGTGGATATATGCTTGGTGTCAAAACTACTCAAGGCCTTGCGTTCTATAACTGGGAAAACATGGAACTCATTAGAAGAATTGAAATTACTCCGAAAAAT ATATACTGGTCAGACAACGGAGATCTGGTTTGTCTTGCGACAGATGAATCGTTCTTTATTCTGCGATACGATCAGAATAAAATTGCAGAAGCTCAAGAAAATCCCGATCTCGTCAGTGAGGATGGAATTGAAAATTCGTTTGAT GTTCTCGGTGAAATTGAAGAAATTGTTAAAACTGGAATATGGGTCGGTGATTgctttatttatacaaattcaGTGAACAGACTCAATTATTACGTCGGAGGAGAAATTGTTACCATTGCACATTTAGACAG GATTCTGTATTTGCTGGGTTACATTCCTCGGGATAATAGATTGTATTTGGGAGACAAGGAATTGAATGTg GTGAGCTACTCCCTGCTACTGTCCGTTCTTGAATATCAAACTGCTGTCATGAGAAAAGATTTCGAAACTGCAGATAAAGTTTTACCGTCCATTCCAAAAGAACAACGCACCAGGGTCGCACATTTCTTGGAAAAGCAG AATTTCAAAGTTCAAGCTATGGCAGTCACATGTGATCCAGAACATAAATTCGAACTTGCGCTGGGACTTGGTGACATGAAGGTCGCCTACACTCTTGCTAAAGAAGCTGAG TCCGAACAAAAATGGAAGCAACTTGCTGAACTTGCAACATCAAAATGTGAATTTGGTTTGGCTCAAGAATGTCTTCACCAAGCACAGGATTATGGTGGATTGTTGTTGTTGGCAACAGCTGCAGGAAACTCAAACATGGTGAAAAAATTGGCAGAAGGTGCTGAATCCGGAG GTAAAAACAATGTTGCTTTCTTGTCCTATTTTATTTCGGGACAAAAACAGAAATGTTTGGATCTGTTGTTAAATACAAACCGTCTTCCCGAAGCTGCTTTCTTCGCTAGAACGTACATGCCAAGCGAAGTATCAAG AATTGTTGGGTTGTGGAAAGAAAATCTAGCACAGACAAATAAAAAAGCTGCCGATTCACTCGCTGATCCaaaacaatatgaaaatttatttccacaaatGGCTGAATCCCTTGTtgctgaaaaatatcttcaatccACAGAGAAAACAAGGCCGGCAAATCATTATTTACAGACGCCG agtaATGATGAACGTAATATATTGGAAGAATCAGAAGGATTTGTAGATGTACAGGGTGAAATTGTCCAG
- the LOC120328085 gene encoding coatomer subunit beta'-like isoform X1: MPLRLDIKRKLSARSDRVKCVDLHPTEPWMLVSLYNGNVHIWNIESQQLVKSFEICELPVRAARFVPRKNWVVSGSDDMQVRVFNYNTLERVHLFEAHTDYIRSIAVHPTQPYILTSSDDMMIKLWDWDKKWACSQVFEGHTHYVMQIVINPKDNNQFASASLDRTIKVWQLGSQTPNFTLEGHEKGVNCIDYYSGGDKPYLISGADDRLVKIWDYQNKTCVQTLEGHAQNVVCVNFHPELPIIMTGSEDGTVKIWHANTYRLETTLNYGLERVWCISSLKGSNNVALGYDEGSILIKLGREEPAMSMDGNGKIIWAKHSEIQQANLKAMSDMDTKDGERLQLAVKDMGSCEVYPQNLSHNANGRFVVVCGDGEYIIYTAMALRNKAFGSALEFVWANDSSEYAVRESGTSVKLFKNFKERQSFKPDFGCENIFGGYMLGVKTTQGLAFYNWENMELIRRIEITPKNIYWSDNGDLVCLATDESFFILRYDQNKIAEAQENPDLVSEDGIENSFDVLGEIEEIVKTGIWVGDCFIYTNSVNRLNYYVGGEIVTIAHLDRILYLLGYIPRDNRLYLGDKELNVVSYSLLLSVLEYQTAVMRKDFETADKVLPSIPKEQRTRVAHFLEKQNFKVQAMAVTCDPEHKFELALGLGDMKVAYTLAKEAESEQKWKQLAELATSKCEFGLAQECLHQAQDYGGLLLLATAAGNSNMVKKLAEGAESGGKNNVAFLSYFISGQKQKCLDLLLNTNRLPEAAFFARTYMPSEVSRIVGLWKENLAQTNKKAADSLADPKQYENLFPQMAESLVAEKYLQSTEKTRPANHYLQTPSNDERNILEESEGFVDVQGEIVQEPEIEPKTDIPLIEPDEDEQEPQPAQTKVEDEPIQEEEPAVEPSQQSEQKVSTDAYLSSLDDLDLDIENLVLDDDIDTSGINLDDELLED; encoded by the exons ATG CCTCTGAGACTTGACATCAAGAGGAAGTTGAGTGCTCGATCTGATCGTGTCAAATGTGTTGATTTACATCCTACAGAACCATGGATGCTTGTTTCATTGTACAATG GTAATGTTCATATTTGGAACATCGAATCTCAACAACTTgtaaaatcatttgaaatttgtGAATTACCAGTGAGAGCTGCAAGATTTGTTCCAAGAAAAAATTGGGTTGTGTCAGGATCG GATGATATGCAAGTTCGAGTTTTCAACTACAATACATTGGAAAGAGTTCACTTATTTGAAGCTCATACCGATTATATAAGATCAATTGCTGTTCATCCAACACAACCATATATATTAACCAGCAGTG ATGACATGATGATAAAGCTCTGGGATTGGGATAAGAAGTGGGCATGTTCACAAGTATTTGAAGGACATACTCATTATGTTATGCAGATTGTGATAAATCCAAAG GACAACAACCAGTTTGCTAGTGCATCGCTAGACAGAACGATAAAGGTTTGGCAGCTTGGTTCACAAACTCCTAATTTCACACTTGAAGGACATGAAAAAG gAGTGAATTGCATTGATTACTACAGTGGTGGAGATAAACCTTATCTAATCTCTGGTGCTGATGATAGATTGGTAAAGATATGGGATTATCAAAACAAAACATGTGTACAGACATTAGAAGGTCATGCACAGAATGTTGTTTGTGTCAATTTTCATCCAGAATTGCCAATTATTATGACTGGATCAGAGGATG gGACGGTAAAGATCTGGCATGCTAACACATATAGACTTGAAACAACACTCAACTATGGATTAGAGAGAGTTTGGTGCATTTCGTCTTTGAag GGATCAAATAATGTAGCACTAGGTTATGATGAAGGAAGCATTCTCATTAAACTTGGAAGAGAAGAACCAGCAATGTCCATGGATGgaaatggaaaaattatttgGGCAAAACATTCTGAAATTCAACAGGCAAATTTAAAAGCCATGTCAG ATATGGATACAAAAGATGGTGAACGATTGCAACTTGCTGTAAAAGATATGGGAAGCTGTGAGGTTTATCCCCAGAATTTAAGCCATAATGCTAATGGAAG atttgttgttgtttgtgGAGATGGTGAATACATCATATACACTGCTATGGCTCTTCGCAACAAAGCGTTCGGTTCAGCGTTAGAATTTGTTTGGGCTAATGATTCATCAGA ATATGCTGTTCGTGAAAGTGGGACTTCagtcaaattgtttaaaaatttcaagGAAAGACAATCATTCAAACCTGACTTTGGATGTGAGAATATATTCGGTGGATATATGCTTGGTGTCAAAACTACTCAAGGCCTTGCGTTCTATAACTGGGAAAACATGGAACTCATTAGAAGAATTGAAATTACTCCGAAAAAT ATATACTGGTCAGACAACGGAGATCTGGTTTGTCTTGCGACAGATGAATCGTTCTTTATTCTGCGATACGATCAGAATAAAATTGCAGAAGCTCAAGAAAATCCCGATCTCGTCAGTGAGGATGGAATTGAAAATTCGTTTGAT GTTCTCGGTGAAATTGAAGAAATTGTTAAAACTGGAATATGGGTCGGTGATTgctttatttatacaaattcaGTGAACAGACTCAATTATTACGTCGGAGGAGAAATTGTTACCATTGCACATTTAGACAG GATTCTGTATTTGCTGGGTTACATTCCTCGGGATAATAGATTGTATTTGGGAGACAAGGAATTGAATGTg GTGAGCTACTCCCTGCTACTGTCCGTTCTTGAATATCAAACTGCTGTCATGAGAAAAGATTTCGAAACTGCAGATAAAGTTTTACCGTCCATTCCAAAAGAACAACGCACCAGGGTCGCACATTTCTTGGAAAAGCAG AATTTCAAAGTTCAAGCTATGGCAGTCACATGTGATCCAGAACATAAATTCGAACTTGCGCTGGGACTTGGTGACATGAAGGTCGCCTACACTCTTGCTAAAGAAGCTGAG TCCGAACAAAAATGGAAGCAACTTGCTGAACTTGCAACATCAAAATGTGAATTTGGTTTGGCTCAAGAATGTCTTCACCAAGCACAGGATTATGGTGGATTGTTGTTGTTGGCAACAGCTGCAGGAAACTCAAACATGGTGAAAAAATTGGCAGAAGGTGCTGAATCCGGAG GTAAAAACAATGTTGCTTTCTTGTCCTATTTTATTTCGGGACAAAAACAGAAATGTTTGGATCTGTTGTTAAATACAAACCGTCTTCCCGAAGCTGCTTTCTTCGCTAGAACGTACATGCCAAGCGAAGTATCAAG AATTGTTGGGTTGTGGAAAGAAAATCTAGCACAGACAAATAAAAAAGCTGCCGATTCACTCGCTGATCCaaaacaatatgaaaatttatttccacaaatGGCTGAATCCCTTGTtgctgaaaaatatcttcaatccACAGAGAAAACAAGGCCGGCAAATCATTATTTACAGACGCCG agtaATGATGAACGTAATATATTGGAAGAATCAGAAGGATTTGTAGATGTACAGGGTGAAATTGTCCAG GAACCAGAAATTGAACCCAAAACAGATATTCCATTAATTGAACCAGATGAAGATGAACAG